A genomic region of Vitis vinifera cultivar Pinot Noir 40024 chromosome 7, ASM3070453v1 contains the following coding sequences:
- the LOC100241208 gene encoding bifunctional riboflavin biosynthesis protein RIBA 1, chloroplastic produces MALFNLSSSSIAPTRSLRYNGVNPFAEHGYLLSGSVWSSINRQSCLSLKANGRGIAALVSGNDGLLSYSSSSGMVEEDAFFNEQADQPEGTSFGTLAAEITSTTSEFFYNNDELDLDCPTEGFSSVAEAIEDIRQGKFVIVVDDEDRENEGDLIMAGSLVTPHAMAFIVKHGTGIVCVSMKGEDLERLQLPLMVTQKENEEKLCTAFTVSVDAKHGTTTGVSAHDRATTILALASKDSKPQDFNRPGHIFPLKCREGGVLKRAGHTEASVDLAVLAGLEPVAVLCEIVDDDGSMARLPKLRQFAEVENLKIISIADLIRYRRKRDKLVEKAAGAPIPTMWGPFKAYCYKSMLDGVEHIAMVKGKIGNGQDILVRVHSECLTGDIFGSGRCDCGNQLALAMQQIEAEGRGVLVYLRGHEGRGIGLGHKLRAYNLQDDGRDTVEANEELGLPVDSREYGIGAQILRDLGVHTMKLMTNNPAKYHGLKGYGLAIVGRVPLLAPITMENRRYLETKREKMGHIGLDIAGHVNGSYQQK; encoded by the exons CGTGCTTGAGTTTAAAGGCCAATGGTAGAGGGATAGCTGCATTGGTATCTGGAAATGATGGTCTCTTATCTTATTCTAGCAGCAGTGGAATGGTAGAAGAGGATGCTTTTTTCAATGAACAGGCAGACCAACCAGAAGGGACCTCTTTTGGGACCCTTGCCGCAGAGATAACTTCTACTACTAGtgagtttttttataataatgatgaaTTAGACCTGGATTGTCCTACCGAGGGGTTTTCTTCAGTCGCTGAGGCCATTGAGGACATCCGCCAAGGCAAG TTTGTAATTGTTGTGGATGATGAAGACAGAGAAAATGAGGGAGATTTAATAATGGCGGGATCATTGGTTACTCCTCATGCTATGGCCTTTATTGTCAAGCATGGGACCGGGATAGTGTGTGTGAGCATGAAAGGGGAAGACTTAGAGAGGCTGCAACTTCCTTTGATGGTGACTCAGAAGGAGAATGAAGAGAAACTTTGTACAGCTTTCACTGTGTCAGTG GATGCAAAGCATGGGACGACAACTGGTGTTTCAGCTCATGATAGAGCAACAACAATATTAGCTCTTGCATCTAAAGATTCAAAACCCCAGGATTTCAATCGTCCAGGTCATATTTTTCCCCTCAAGTGCAGGGAGGGAGGGGTTTTAAAAAGAGCTGGGCATACTGAAGCTTCAGTTGATCTTGCTGTGTTGGCTGGGTTAGAGCCTGTTGCAGTTTTATGTGAAATTGTGGATGATGATGGCTCCATGGCCAGGTTGCCAAAGCTTCGCCAATTTGCAGAGGTGGAGAACTTGAAGATTATTTCAATCGCTGATTTAATCAG ATATAGGAGGAAACGAGATAAATTAGTGGAGAAGGCTGCTGGTGCACCAATACCCACTATGTGGGGGCCATTTAAGGCCTACTGTTACAAATCAATGCTGGATGGGGTCGAGCATATTGCCATGGTTAAG GGTAAGATAGGGAATGGACAAGATATTCTTGTGAGGGTACATTCTGAGTGCCTCACTGGTGACATATTTGGGTCAGGCAGATGTGACTGTGGAAACCAGCTAGCACTTGCAATGCAGCAAATCGAAGCTGAGGGTAGAGGTGTCTTGGTGTATCTCCGTGGACATGAGGGAAGGGGAATTGGTTTGGGACACAAGCTCCGTGCTTACAACCTACAGGATGATGGACGTGACACAGTCGAAGCCAATGAGGAGCTGGGATTGCCCGTTGATTCTCGGGAGTATGGCATAGGAGCACAG ATACTTCGAGATCTCGGTGTTCATACAATGAAGCTGATGACAAACAACCCTGCAAAATACCATGGACTTAAAGGATATGGTTTGGCCATTGTAGGCAGGGTTCCATTGTTGGCACCCATAACCATGGAGAATAGAAGGTATTTGGAGACTAAACGTGAAAAAATGGGGCATATCGGTCTGGACATCGCTGGCCATGTTAatgggagttatcaacaaaaataG